From a single Methanobrevibacter sp. genomic region:
- a CDS encoding DNA polymerase subunit beta, whose translation MTQIKKTVRTRDFIISTDGLLFASTNYIHPEDRIICFLRYIPDENGDRKKDGIRYSKVGSEEAYAYLRENHPDYLYFCDVTNVEMMGVPIDKVERIIKPEERLKGLRATYYEEINDKVKAGEELDYKEELLSKLFDLSDFFHYVAGIDYDDLGISGSILPGLQKAGTSDLDFVVYGLENHRNAIKAYKDNKDKAVFIEDIDKSITLNRINDDFWDFVYDKRIKDDSLTKEEFAWYEERKSNRGLIRETLFDILATRNYDEIEGTWGDTVYEPEGFAKVNCTIKSALGAFDNPAVYTIEDVEILEGPDIEISELASLTHTYAGEVVDGEEVVARGKIEKVLKNGEFEKYRILVGTTRESLNEYIKLRESPV comes from the coding sequence ATGACTCAAATTAAAAAAACTGTTAGAACAAGAGACTTCATTATAAGTACAGACGGATTATTATTCGCTTCAACAAATTACATTCACCCTGAAGACAGAATCATTTGCTTCCTAAGATACATTCCAGATGAAAACGGAGACAGGAAAAAGGATGGAATCAGATATTCAAAAGTAGGTTCAGAAGAGGCTTACGCATATTTAAGGGAAAACCATCCTGACTATCTATACTTCTGTGATGTGACAAATGTAGAGATGATGGGAGTTCCTATAGACAAGGTTGAAAGAATCATCAAGCCAGAAGAAAGATTAAAGGGTCTCAGGGCAACCTACTACGAAGAAATAAATGATAAAGTAAAAGCTGGAGAAGAATTGGATTACAAGGAAGAACTCTTGAGCAAACTCTTTGACTTATCAGACTTCTTCCATTATGTTGCAGGAATCGATTATGATGACCTTGGAATCTCAGGATCAATCTTGCCAGGACTTCAAAAGGCAGGAACTTCAGACCTTGACTTTGTAGTCTATGGCCTTGAAAACCATAGGAATGCAATCAAAGCATACAAGGACAACAAGGACAAAGCTGTTTTCATAGAAGATATCGACAAATCAATCACACTAAATAGAATCAACGATGACTTCTGGGACTTTGTATATGATAAGAGAATCAAAGACGACTCCCTGACAAAAGAAGAGTTCGCTTGGTATGAGGAAAGAAAAAGCAATAGAGGATTGATTAGAGAAACCCTTTTCGACATCTTGGCAACCAGAAACTATGATGAGATTGAAGGAACCTGGGGAGATACAGTATACGAACCAGAAGGATTTGCGAAAGTTAACTGCACAATAAAAAGCGCACTTGGAGCCTTCGACAATCCTGCAGTATATACAATAGAAGATGTTGAGATTCTAGAAGGACCAGATATCGAAATCTCAGAGCTCGCTTCACTAACACACACTTACGCTGGAGAAGTAGTGGATGGAGAGGAAGTAGTGGCAAGAGGAAAAATAGAAAAGGTCTTGAAAAACGGAGAGTTTGAGAAATATAGGATCTTGGTAGGTACTACTAGGGAATCCTTGAATGAATATATCAAACTTAGAGAGAGTCCTGTATAA
- a CDS encoding CBS domain-containing protein: MKDKNTKNLRKSMNRGSVEHETKVAENEGEIMTLAKREVISIPPTKTIKEAAEMMIEHGFRRLPVTHPGSDKLLGIVTAMDILDFLGGGSKFDIIEKKHNDNFLAAINDHVKEIMTRDVISISPKYSIRESVDVMTKNGIGSLPIVDKEEKLVGIVTERDFALALAGSLTTETVGDIMIKDVITTTPGTPIESCSKIMVRNNLRRIPVVEEEKLIGIVTSTDILRFFGDKEMFASMTSNSGLDVLKRKISEIIKPNILVTESNVRLGDLCELLAEKNIGGVPVVDDDELVGIVTERDILNTVLNK, translated from the coding sequence ATGAAAGACAAAAACACTAAAAACTTGAGAAAATCTATGAATCGTGGTTCAGTTGAACATGAAACAAAAGTGGCTGAAAATGAAGGGGAAATCATGACTCTCGCTAAAAGAGAAGTGATCAGCATTCCTCCAACCAAGACTATCAAGGAAGCTGCTGAAATGATGATTGAACATGGATTCAGAAGATTACCAGTAACCCATCCTGGCTCAGATAAACTTTTGGGTATTGTAACTGCTATGGATATTCTTGACTTCCTTGGTGGAGGAAGTAAATTTGACATAATAGAAAAGAAACACAATGACAATTTCTTGGCAGCAATCAATGATCATGTCAAGGAAATCATGACAAGAGATGTTATTTCTATTAGCCCTAAATATTCTATTAGAGAAAGTGTAGATGTAATGACCAAAAACGGCATTGGATCTTTACCTATTGTAGATAAGGAAGAAAAATTAGTGGGAATAGTCACTGAAAGAGATTTCGCATTAGCACTTGCAGGTTCATTGACTACTGAAACTGTAGGTGATATCATGATTAAAGATGTTATTACTACCACTCCTGGAACCCCTATTGAAAGTTGTTCCAAGATCATGGTAAGAAATAACTTAAGAAGAATTCCTGTAGTCGAAGAAGAAAAGCTAATAGGAATTGTAACTTCAACTGATATCTTAAGATTCTTTGGTGATAAAGAAATGTTTGCTTCTATGACCTCTAATAGTGGTTTAGATGTATTGAAAAGAAAAATTTCTGAAATCATTAAACCAAACATATTAGTAACTGAATCTAATGTTAGATTAGGAGACTTATGTGAATTATTAGCTGAAAAGAACATTGGTGGTGTTCCTGTAGTTGATGATGATGAACTAGTGGGAATCGTCACTGAAAGAGATATTTTGAATACAGTTCTTAACAAATAA
- a CDS encoding NADH-quinone oxidoreductase subunit H yields the protein MAYEISLISILEVILTLIIALFIGVLIPGIERKYVQARIQQRIGPPVTSPGLWASVKFLFKENIQPNSPAPGLYKAMPILCFIAVLAVFLALMPENYQFMAFASLIAIVGFLKVEEIAYVLMGSLSKSVMSINLRFPDHAKGAERPGLLVSSIEDISSNRSLRMIIFGSFPLYLALFIPAALSKSIFLADIVAYQQANGPFLFTLAGIIGTVVFFIGYMILLNEYPFSYIKAKSDVIEGPYMELASKYRTFVYLTRGFLIFTLGLMYCVLFLGVAPELFSLKFIVCIIVSLLLPVIMAIVSAFSPIFTNRQLYPTILVSSALGVLAMVIALF from the coding sequence ATGGCTTATGAAATATCACTTATTTCAATTTTAGAGGTTATTCTAACACTTATCATAGCATTGTTCATAGGTGTTTTGATTCCTGGAATTGAAAGGAAATATGTTCAGGCAAGGATTCAGCAAAGAATCGGGCCGCCTGTTACAAGTCCGGGACTATGGGCATCAGTCAAGTTCCTCTTCAAGGAGAACATACAGCCTAATTCCCCTGCACCTGGATTGTATAAGGCAATGCCTATCCTTTGTTTCATTGCAGTGCTCGCAGTATTTCTAGCATTGATGCCGGAGAATTATCAGTTCATGGCCTTTGCTAGCCTAATAGCTATTGTTGGATTCTTAAAAGTTGAAGAAATCGCTTATGTGTTGATGGGTTCCTTATCAAAATCCGTTATGAGCATTAACTTAAGGTTCCCAGACCATGCAAAAGGTGCTGAAAGACCAGGTTTGCTTGTATCATCCATTGAGGACATCAGTTCTAACAGGTCACTTAGGATGATTATTTTCGGTTCATTCCCATTGTATTTGGCTTTATTCATACCTGCAGCCTTATCAAAAAGTATATTCCTGGCGGATATTGTAGCTTATCAGCAAGCAAACGGACCATTCCTGTTTACTTTGGCAGGTATCATCGGAACAGTGGTCTTCTTTATAGGATACATGATTCTTTTGAATGAATATCCGTTTTCATACATCAAGGCCAAGTCAGATGTGATTGAAGGACCATATATGGAACTTGCGTCCAAATACAGAACATTTGTTTACCTGACCAGAGGATTCCTGATATTTACTTTAGGATTGATGTACTGTGTATTGTTCTTGGGAGTTGCTCCTGAACTGTTCTCACTTAAATTCATAGTATGTATTATAGTGTCCCTATTGTTGCCTGTGATTATGGCAATTGTCAGTGCATTCTCTCCAATATTTACCAACAGACAGTTATATCCTACCATTTTGGTCAGTTCTGCACTTGGAGTATTGGCTATGGTAATTGCATTGTTCTAG
- a CDS encoding AzlD domain-containing protein, translating to MNITLLIILCALVTFIPRVIPAIFMERLNFSPKFEKFLNLIPYTALAALICPGVLTVDPELWYIGLIGAIIAGGLAWKKVPLGAIVILTVIVLIAVYLLVPFFPVLI from the coding sequence ATGAATATTACTTTACTCATTATTCTTTGTGCACTTGTTACCTTTATTCCAAGGGTAATTCCAGCAATCTTTATGGAAAGATTGAATTTCTCACCTAAATTTGAGAAGTTCCTGAATCTGATTCCATACACTGCACTTGCAGCATTGATCTGTCCAGGAGTGCTTACTGTAGACCCTGAATTATGGTACATTGGACTTATTGGAGCAATCATAGCAGGAGGACTCGCATGGAAAAAGGTACCTCTTGGAGCTATTGTAATTTTGACTGTGATTGTGCTGATTGCAGTTTACTTGTTAGTGCCGTTTTTCCCAGTTTTGATTTAG
- a CDS encoding NADH-quinone oxidoreductase subunit B family protein, whose amino-acid sequence MSLKTLSRSKAIHVMLVYTGGCNGCDIEIVNAVLSPKFDMEQYGVFLTWNPREADILVVTGPVTHDNRKPLEDIYNAIPNPKLVVAAGACAVMGGVYKNCYGDIPSEEIEGPVENVIPVDAKIPGCAVRPQDVLAGVVASLPHLLNAD is encoded by the coding sequence ATGAGTCTTAAAACACTTTCAAGGTCAAAAGCTATCCATGTCATGCTGGTTTATACCGGCGGATGCAATGGCTGTGATATTGAGATTGTAAACGCAGTATTATCTCCTAAATTTGACATGGAACAATATGGTGTTTTCTTGACATGGAACCCTCGTGAAGCGGACATTTTAGTTGTTACAGGACCGGTCACACATGACAACAGAAAGCCATTGGAAGACATTTACAATGCCATTCCAAATCCAAAGCTTGTTGTTGCTGCAGGAGCTTGCGCAGTGATGGGTGGTGTCTATAAGAACTGTTATGGAGACATTCCTTCAGAAGAGATTGAAGGTCCTGTTGAAAATGTCATTCCAGTTGATGCAAAGATTCCAGGCTGTGCCGTAAGGCCACAGGATGTATTGGCAGGAGTAGTTGCATCATTGCCACATTTATTGAATGCTGATTAA
- a CDS encoding AzlC family ABC transporter permease, translating into MHGLKLGIPITFGYIPMGIGYAALAIKAGLSPFETVSMSVLIYAGAGQIMIATMLAQGATLFNIVLTSFVLNFRYFVMNTCIYNKVDDASLAVRIPSSHLAVDEAFAMFMLMEESSIWTYIGLAGIAWLSWIFGAIIGVIVLNVLPIIVANSFNISLYALFVALLVPAVKESKELAILVVITAILNVVLQFFIGNWSLIIAILLGALIGMYIVDDDTVLGDAYNTSDDHCRVNGSNEEVQ; encoded by the coding sequence GTGCATGGTTTAAAGTTAGGTATTCCAATCACATTTGGATATATTCCAATGGGAATTGGATATGCTGCTTTAGCTATTAAGGCAGGGCTCTCTCCATTTGAGACAGTTTCAATGTCTGTGCTTATTTATGCAGGTGCCGGACAAATCATGATAGCTACCATGTTGGCTCAAGGGGCCACTCTTTTCAATATCGTTTTGACTTCATTTGTACTTAATTTCAGATATTTTGTAATGAACACTTGCATTTACAACAAGGTTGATGATGCTTCCCTTGCTGTGAGGATACCTTCATCACACCTTGCTGTTGATGAAGCCTTTGCAATGTTCATGCTAATGGAAGAGTCTTCAATATGGACTTATATAGGTCTTGCAGGAATTGCATGGCTGTCTTGGATTTTTGGTGCAATTATTGGTGTTATAGTCTTGAATGTGCTTCCTATAATTGTTGCAAATAGTTTTAACATTTCTTTATATGCCCTATTTGTAGCACTATTGGTTCCTGCAGTTAAGGAAAGTAAGGAATTGGCTATTTTAGTTGTAATAACAGCTATTTTAAATGTTGTATTGCAGTTTTTCATTGGAAATTGGTCATTGATCATAGCCATTCTTTTAGGTGCTCTCATTGGAATGTATATAGTCGATGATGATACAGTTTTAGGGGATGCCTATAATACAAGTGATGACCATTGCAGAGTGAATGGCAGTAATGAGGAGGTGCAATGA
- a CDS encoding EhbH, with protein MSDKITSVRSLIMGLATLIFAASLFDAIYGFKSLIQPGISLVYNAIGTQLAPNMVTLVVFDWRGFDTLGESLILVTAVLVVLLVFGKGKILDKNINADIDEGDDE; from the coding sequence ATGTCTGATAAAATTACTAGTGTAAGGTCTTTAATAATGGGCTTGGCCACATTGATCTTTGCGGCAAGTCTCTTCGATGCGATTTATGGATTCAAAAGCTTGATTCAGCCTGGAATAAGCTTGGTCTACAATGCAATCGGAACCCAGCTTGCTCCGAACATGGTTACATTGGTTGTATTCGATTGGAGAGGCTTTGATACATTGGGAGAATCTTTGATTCTAGTCACTGCAGTCCTTGTTGTATTGCTTGTCTTTGGAAAAGGAAAGATTTTAGACAAGAACATAAATGCAGATATTGATGAAGGAGATGATGAATGA
- a CDS encoding DUF5612 domain-containing protein: MNSISLTLTTKEEKGVLDEITDILSRHGINISYVHLYVNEDVGTLNLELDNVEHLDELIEDLKSTDFILDIEIHGSLNDIFGKRVLIFGGGAQVSQVAVGAITEADRHNIRGERISVDTIPLVGEENIAEAVDAVNRLPRVGALVLAGSLMGGKITETVRSLKEKHEDLIVITLNMPGSVTEEADLIVTDPIQAGVMAVMAVASTAVFDVKRLAKNNKF; the protein is encoded by the coding sequence ATGAATAGTATTTCTTTAACACTTACAACTAAGGAAGAGAAGGGAGTTCTAGATGAGATAACAGACATTCTCTCACGTCATGGAATAAACATTTCCTATGTTCATCTTTATGTTAATGAGGATGTCGGCACATTGAATCTTGAACTTGATAATGTGGAGCATCTTGATGAGCTCATAGAGGATTTGAAATCCACTGATTTTATTTTAGATATTGAAATCCACGGTTCCTTGAATGACATTTTCGGTAAAAGGGTTCTTATTTTCGGTGGTGGAGCTCAGGTATCTCAAGTTGCAGTCGGTGCAATTACAGAAGCGGATAGGCATAATATCCGTGGAGAGCGCATAAGTGTGGATACTATTCCTTTAGTTGGCGAAGAGAATATTGCCGAAGCTGTAGATGCAGTAAACAGATTGCCTCGTGTAGGCGCCCTTGTCCTTGCAGGATCTTTGATGGGCGGCAAGATAACTGAAACAGTCAGAAGCCTTAAGGAAAAGCATGAGGACTTGATTGTCATCACTTTGAATATGCCTGGAAGCGTAACAGAAGAGGCTGACTTGATTGTGACAGATCCTATTCAAGCAGGTGTAATGGCGGTCATGGCTGTTGCAAGCACTGCAGTCTTTGATGTGAAAAGATTAGCAAAGAACAATAAGTTCTAA
- a CDS encoding nickel-dependent hydrogenase large subunit: protein MEEKKAKKQEIIETEIQMGTVHPAALEPYRVRFFVEDEIIKDAEITIGVNHRGIERIMEGLPVEKANMLTEKICGICSNSHTWNSVRTAEKGLGVEVPDRAVYIRVIVGELERLHSHLLYLGHGCETLAHETFSMRVFYIRETIMDLLGMIGGNRVQYGCSIIGGVRPRCELDENRIQRILDGLDLVEKNVADFADRFVHDSIVLSRITGTGYIPQEQAIKLAVSGPTLRATGVKRDLRTDMYEYDNFDYDIITQDTCDVKAQLLMRVFEIFEAIKIIRQAIRDLPEGKITDRSWEMVDTDLIESYIEVPRGTLYHSYAIEDGRVRHCIIRTPSMSNIGAMQYACIGNHITDGQLCIVQCDPCFTCSDRAIEVYDTRNNKLDKSILRSNIH, encoded by the coding sequence ATGGAAGAGAAAAAAGCTAAAAAGCAGGAAATCATAGAGACTGAGATTCAAATGGGTACGGTTCACCCTGCTGCTTTAGAACCTTATAGGGTTAGATTTTTCGTAGAGGATGAGATAATCAAGGATGCGGAAATTACAATTGGTGTTAACCACAGAGGTATTGAGCGTATTATGGAAGGTCTTCCAGTGGAAAAAGCCAATATGCTTACAGAAAAGATTTGTGGGATCTGTTCAAACTCACATACATGGAATTCCGTAAGGACTGCCGAGAAAGGTCTTGGAGTTGAAGTTCCGGACAGGGCAGTCTACATTCGTGTAATAGTCGGTGAGCTTGAAAGATTGCACAGTCACTTATTGTACTTAGGGCATGGTTGTGAAACCTTGGCTCATGAGACATTCTCCATGAGGGTGTTTTACATTAGGGAAACCATCATGGACCTTTTGGGAATGATTGGGGGAAACCGTGTCCAATACGGATGTTCCATCATTGGTGGAGTAAGGCCAAGATGCGAATTGGATGAGAACAGAATCCAAAGGATATTGGATGGATTGGACCTTGTGGAAAAGAATGTTGCAGACTTTGCAGACAGATTCGTTCATGATTCAATTGTATTGTCAAGGATTACAGGAACCGGATACATTCCACAGGAACAGGCTATTAAGTTAGCGGTTTCTGGACCTACCTTACGTGCTACAGGTGTAAAGAGAGACTTAAGAACTGATATGTATGAGTATGACAATTTCGATTATGATATAATCACTCAAGACACTTGTGACGTAAAGGCTCAGCTTCTTATGAGAGTGTTTGAGATTTTTGAAGCGATCAAGATCATTCGCCAAGCCATAAGGGACTTGCCTGAAGGAAAAATCACTGACAGGTCCTGGGAAATGGTTGACACCGACTTGATTGAAAGCTATATTGAAGTTCCTAGGGGAACATTGTATCACTCCTATGCAATTGAGGATGGAAGGGTTAGGCATTGCATCATAAGAACCCCTTCAATGAGTAACATCGGGGCCATGCAATACGCCTGCATCGGCAATCACATCACTGACGGTCAGTTATGCATTGTCCAGTGTGATCCATGCTTTACCTGTTCAGACAGGGCAATAGAGGTTTATGATACAAGGAACAATAAGTTGGACAAATCAATTTTACGTTCAAACATTCATTGA
- a CDS encoding MnhB domain-containing protein, translated as MMVEGKKSPNWNKDESSPILKIMTLPIAIIMIALGIMTILGGHITPGGGFQGGAMIAGAIIFCVIVYGVDGSPIKLSHKFISTLESVGALAYVLLGLAGLALTGSFLYNVGGNLYGLVPQAIAAIFSYPDVTHAGIVPYLNIAVGLKVFVGLSAVVIAFSQFKKLAEEEE; from the coding sequence ATGATGGTGGAAGGTAAAAAATCTCCAAACTGGAACAAGGATGAGAGCAGCCCTATATTGAAGATTATGACTCTTCCAATAGCCATTATCATGATTGCTTTGGGAATCATGACCATTTTAGGAGGGCATATAACTCCTGGTGGAGGTTTCCAAGGTGGAGCCATGATTGCAGGGGCAATCATATTCTGTGTCATAGTCTACGGTGTTGATGGCAGTCCAATCAAATTGTCTCACAAATTCATTTCCACTTTGGAATCTGTTGGAGCATTGGCTTATGTATTGCTCGGTTTGGCAGGACTTGCATTGACCGGTTCATTCCTCTATAATGTAGGTGGAAATCTTTATGGACTGGTTCCTCAAGCCATTGCAGCAATATTCTCATATCCTGATGTGACCCATGCGGGAATTGTTCCTTATTTGAATATAGCAGTGGGATTAAAGGTATTTGTTGGTTTAAGTGCAGTCGTGATTGCATTTTCACAGTTTAAAAAATTAGCGGAGGAAGAGGAATGA
- a CDS encoding 4Fe-4S binding protein, giving the protein MYLTTNKCDGQGDCIRNCPSEAIRFVDNKAFSCMCCGACFEACPNHAIFKNKYGGYVVDRAKCNGCGVCEFTCPIESIHLDNGIVKGICSRCGVCEDVCTRKARVDTDNLVLDKQKVLLNSLKMVANTVGFGAGVKKIESMKLPVKSDKTADRICVSTDLEKCVKCGRCAYYCPTRAIEVIILDEGYCIGCKVCEDVCPTGALKDGDYDKSICTLCLACVENCINDALTARDFKIVRSIKDDTLYSNTEGSIISCLNCGLCKETFDSKALIRDENALRYDPSLDEDTEENKAKRLEAIYACPVSSLTESEDNKLFGYCVSCGKCVNECKEEARSFQVISWDGEVSDDCISCGICAELCPEEAITLQRGAINVDLDKCIMCETCGIHCPKDAIPKTTAVKYEISGGFNYIDENLCVKCGLCKDICPEEAIYTVEIPSDEVNLGTRNKNLKFAVDDDKCIYCGACMNICPSKSFIFEREFDRVN; this is encoded by the coding sequence ATGTATTTAACAACTAATAAGTGTGATGGACAAGGGGATTGCATAAGGAATTGTCCAAGTGAAGCAATACGCTTTGTTGATAACAAGGCTTTTAGCTGTATGTGTTGTGGTGCTTGCTTCGAAGCTTGTCCGAATCATGCGATATTCAAAAATAAATACGGCGGATATGTGGTTGATAGGGCAAAATGTAATGGTTGCGGTGTTTGTGAATTCACCTGCCCTATAGAAAGCATTCATCTTGATAATGGAATCGTCAAAGGTATCTGTTCACGCTGTGGAGTTTGTGAGGATGTATGTACCAGAAAGGCAAGAGTGGACACTGACAACCTGGTATTGGACAAGCAGAAAGTACTGCTCAATTCCTTGAAAATGGTTGCGAATACTGTCGGTTTCGGTGCAGGAGTCAAGAAGATTGAAAGCATGAAGCTTCCTGTAAAGTCTGACAAGACAGCAGATAGAATATGTGTCAGCACAGACTTGGAAAAATGTGTGAAATGTGGAAGATGTGCATATTACTGTCCTACTCGTGCGATAGAGGTTATTATTCTGGATGAGGGATACTGTATAGGATGCAAGGTATGTGAGGATGTCTGTCCTACAGGTGCATTGAAGGATGGCGACTACGATAAGAGCATCTGTACCTTGTGTTTGGCATGTGTTGAAAACTGTATCAATGACGCATTGACCGCAAGGGACTTCAAGATTGTAAGAAGCATTAAGGATGACACATTATATTCAAACACTGAAGGAAGCATAATAAGCTGTCTCAATTGCGGATTGTGTAAGGAAACATTTGACAGCAAGGCATTGATCAGGGATGAGAACGCATTGAGATATGACCCTTCACTTGATGAGGATACTGAAGAGAACAAGGCTAAACGTCTTGAAGCGATATATGCCTGTCCTGTTTCTTCCTTGACAGAAAGCGAAGACAACAAATTATTCGGATACTGCGTTTCCTGTGGAAAATGTGTGAATGAATGTAAGGAAGAGGCAAGAAGTTTCCAAGTCATCTCATGGGACGGAGAAGTCAGTGATGACTGCATTTCCTGTGGAATATGTGCTGAGCTTTGTCCTGAGGAAGCGATTACACTTCAAAGAGGTGCAATCAACGTCGACTTGGATAAATGTATAATGTGTGAAACCTGTGGAATACACTGTCCTAAGGATGCGATTCCTAAAACAACAGCAGTCAAATATGAAATTTCCGGAGGATTCAATTACATTGATGAGAACCTATGTGTGAAATGCGGATTATGTAAGGACATCTGTCCGGAAGAGGCAATCTATACAGTTGAGATTCCAAGCGATGAAGTTAATCTCGGAACTAGAAATAAGAACCTTAAATTCGCTGTAGATGATGATAAATGTATTTACTGTGGAGCTTGTATGAATATATGTCCATCCAAATCATTTATTTTCGAAAGAGAGTTTGATAGGGTGAATTAG
- the ehbP gene encoding energy-converting hydrogenase B subunit EhbP — protein MKFVIRPYHMMSLGGYIVEYDFPYRDLIIVNETPDEIKFEIPVFDGSYIEEYEKLGLKVIPVTEHDSYLNLYKKAHAELDALKAKLD, from the coding sequence ATGAAATTTGTAATCAGACCTTACCATATGATGAGTCTTGGAGGATACATTGTGGAATATGATTTCCCTTACAGGGATTTGATTATTGTGAATGAGACTCCAGATGAAATCAAATTTGAGATTCCTGTATTTGACGGATCTTATATTGAGGAATATGAAAAGTTAGGTCTAAAGGTTATTCCTGTCACAGAGCATGACAGCTATTTAAACTTATATAAGAAGGCGCATGCGGAATTAGATGCGCTAAAAGCAAAATTAGATTAA
- a CDS encoding 4Fe-4S binding protein, with translation MKDVLKIMLNGAYTNFKRILFAADRVTDMELRNAILTGTVEPDKKVDEEACIGCGGCANVCPTGAVTMKPLQNPVKLKEGWVKTEVPELDPLKCVVCYWCHDFCPIYSFFEEAGTIHPGNVGEIHIDTSELLEEPIKISQEKISFIAQYLSDKSLLSENVVADDIENVGVGLEKVSKIKDIQDNINEKYEKDVQRSAEINESSADEVDSETVESSDEGGE, from the coding sequence ATGAAAGATGTATTGAAAATTATGCTTAATGGAGCCTATACTAATTTCAAAAGGATTCTCTTCGCAGCAGATAGAGTAACTGATATGGAACTCCGTAACGCTATTCTTACAGGAACAGTTGAGCCTGACAAGAAAGTGGATGAAGAGGCTTGCATTGGATGTGGAGGTTGTGCAAATGTCTGTCCGACCGGTGCGGTTACAATGAAGCCATTGCAAAACCCTGTAAAGCTTAAGGAAGGATGGGTAAAGACCGAAGTTCCAGAGTTGGATCCTTTAAAATGTGTGGTATGTTACTGGTGTCACGATTTCTGTCCTATATATTCATTCTTTGAAGAGGCAGGAACAATTCACCCAGGAAATGTCGGTGAAATTCATATTGACACCAGCGAATTGCTGGAGGAACCTATCAAGATATCACAAGAGAAGATATCATTCATTGCACAATACCTGTCTGACAAGTCATTGCTGTCTGAGAATGTTGTAGCGGATGATATTGAGAATGTGGGAGTAGGTCTTGAAAAGGTCTCCAAAATCAAGGACATTCAGGATAATATTAATGAGAAATATGAGAAGGACGTTCAAAGAAGTGCTGAAATCAATGAAAGTTCTGCTGATGAGGTCGATAGTGAAACTGTTGAGTCTTCAGATGAGGGAGGTGAATAG
- a CDS encoding Dna2/Cas4 domain-containing protein → MISVSTIKSYMFCPLKLYFQSNIDEETEEDYFISKTLKDLRMDIQDLLRKNLRHIKKDMSEEEIEKRIAIGINNQIKTTFDIIEEINEKNKNNENSNLKKDEEIEFIDETKTEDEKLNELKKELISEIDFNLKILSLKVSQSMKVLDKDGDELQGLFFPTSMYSYLIRDIGLDLIGLIDKIEVEKGNYFPISLKSSNPPIKGVWDGDFMEAIANALLIEQEFNTYVTVAYVDYLKIGERRTVIIDTEARKSFFKVLTNINRIIEGGEIPTVKTGLKKCESCEYKELCDNS, encoded by the coding sequence ATGATAAGTGTGTCAACAATTAAAAGTTATATGTTCTGTCCTTTGAAATTATATTTTCAAAGCAATATCGATGAAGAAACCGAAGAAGATTATTTTATCTCAAAGACATTAAAGGATCTTAGAATGGACATACAAGATCTTCTTCGTAAGAACCTAAGGCATATCAAAAAGGATATGTCTGAAGAAGAGATTGAAAAAAGAATTGCAATAGGAATAAACAATCAAATAAAAACCACATTCGATATTATAGAAGAGATAAATGAGAAGAACAAGAACAATGAAAACAGCAATTTAAAAAAAGATGAGGAAATAGAATTCATTGATGAAACTAAAACCGAAGATGAAAAGCTAAATGAACTAAAAAAAGAACTGATTAGCGAAATAGACTTCAATCTCAAAATACTTTCCCTAAAGGTATCACAATCCATGAAAGTCCTTGATAAGGATGGAGATGAACTTCAGGGACTCTTCTTCCCAACTTCCATGTACAGCTATCTTATACGAGACATCGGTTTGGACCTGATAGGACTAATAGACAAGATAGAAGTTGAAAAGGGGAATTATTTCCCAATATCATTGAAATCATCAAATCCTCCTATAAAGGGAGTTTGGGATGGTGATTTCATGGAGGCAATCGCCAATGCACTCCTGATTGAACAGGAATTCAATACCTATGTTACAGTTGCCTATGTGGATTACTTGAAAATAGGGGAACGTAGAACTGTAATAATAGATACCGAAGCAAGAAAAAGCTTTTTTAAAGTTCTGACCAATATAAATAGAATAATCGAAGGTGGGGAAATACCTACAGTTAAAACCGGTTTGAAAAAGTGTGAAAGCTGTGAATATAAGGAACTATGTGATAACAGTTAA